A region from the Musa acuminata AAA Group cultivar baxijiao chromosome BXJ1-10, Cavendish_Baxijiao_AAA, whole genome shotgun sequence genome encodes:
- the LOC103969178 gene encoding uncharacterized protein LOC103969178: MADVDRRMAAMSPSHAAGLRRLSARAAATVHASSSRRLGLLSLRPLAEAVLAHLRAAFVPLRPGLSEAELARLEADLAFCFPPDLRAILALAVPSGSGFPDWRAPSPTLLRLPVAAATVQVASGALWPRSWGRRPADPSRAIRRARAALCRAPLLLPLFGRCYIPCFPSLAGNPVFYVDEARVFCCALDLADFFQRHSAVLRYPEPSSHLRILHATSAAGISPRWIEFWSDAATDHRRRNSSSSSSSSSSASETASSSSSSPPPDTERFLEIRARKLPEWVGSYLDGIGSVLREGGWNESDVREMVHVPALGIFNGGDEPTAAAGPIDADAVLDAVLIKADRCSDLLRRAGWSPDEVSDALGLDIGQRQGRDLRPPVKLPPSIAHKVEKLVEAVTRI; encoded by the coding sequence ATGGCGGATGTCGACCGTCGGATGGCGGCCATGTCACCGTCCCACGCCGCTGGCCTCCGCCGTCTCTCCGCCCGCGCCGCCGCCACAGTCCATGCCTCCTCGTCCCGCCGCCTTGGACTACTCTCCCTTCGCCCCCTCGCTGAGGCCGTCCTCGCCCACCTCCGCGCCGCTTTCGTCCCCCTCCGTCCTGGCCTCTCCGAGGCAGAGCTCGCCCGGCTTGAGGCCGACCTCGCCTTCTGCTTCCCCCCGGACCTCCGCGCCATCCTTGCTCTTGCCGTTCCCTCCGGCTCCGGCTTCCCTGACTGGCGCGCCCCTAGCCCCACCCTTCTCCGCCTCCCAGTCGCCGCCGCCACCGTCCAGGTCGCCAGCGGCGCCCTCTGGCCCCGCTCCTGGGGCCGCCGCCCTGCTGACCCCTCCCGCGCCATCCGCCGTGCCCGTGCCGCTCTCTGCCGCGCACCGCTCCTCCTCCCGCTCTTCGGTCGTTGCTACATCCCCTGTTTTCCCTCCCTCGCCGGGAACCCCGTTTTCTACGTCGACGAAGCCCGCGTCTTCTGCTGTGCGCTTGACCTGGCCGACTTCTTCCAGCGCCACTCCGCCGTCCTTCGGTACCCGGAGCCCTCGTCCCACCTACGGATCCTCCACGCCACCTCCGCCGCCGGCATTAGCCCCCGCTGGATCGAGTTCTGGAGCGACGCCGCCACCGACCATCGCCGCCGCAACTCTTcttcgtcgtcgtcctcctcctcctccgcttccgAGACGGCTTCCTCATCCTCGTCCTCGCCTCCGCCGGATACCGAGCGGTTCTTGGAGATCCGGGCGCGGAAGTTGCCTGAGTGGGTCGGGAGCTACCTGGATGGCATCGGATCCGTCCTGAGGGAAGGCGGGTGGAACGAATCGGACGTCAGGGAGATGGTCCACGTGCCGGCGCTGGGAATATTCAACGGCGGCGACGAGCCCACGGCAGCGGCCGGACCCATCGACGCTGACGCGGTGCTCGACGCGGTGCTCATAAAGGCGGACCGGTGCTCCGACTTGCTCCGCCGTGCGGGTTGGAGCCCCGACGAAGTCTCAGACGCTCTAGGGCTCGACATTGGGCAGCGGCAGGGGAGGGATCTCCGCCCACCGGTGAAGCTACCCCCGTCGATCGCCCATAAGGTCGAGAAGCTCGTGGAGGCGGTGACCCGAATCTGA
- the LOC135596180 gene encoding protein DJ-1 homolog C-like translates to MMVAMAIPQLNHVPLSLRAPRPVAASARAPATGAIPLSIAAPTSPSPSLKKKVLVPIGMGTEEMEAVILVDVLRRAGADVLMASVETDLVVEASSGTKLVADVGIDACADEVFDLVALPGGMPGSVRLRDCEVLRKITIKQAGEKRLYGAICAAPAVTLMPWGLHKRKQITCHPAFMDKLPTFRAVKSNIQVSGELTTSRGPGTTFEFALSFVEQLFGGDVAEDIGRKLLVPAHGCCQRKEEHNKVEWFFDQTPDVLVPIANGSEEMEVVMLVDILRRAKVNVVVASIEKTKQIIASQKTKIIADTSIMDASKSTYDLIILPGGTAGVERLQKSRILKKLLREQMEAGRGYGGICSSPTILHKHGLLKDKIATAHPASIGKLTGQVAEGVGVVIDGKTITSRGLGTVMDFSLAILDKLYGHARARSVAEGIVFEYPKKT, encoded by the exons ATGATGGTCGCCATGGCAATCCCACAATTAAACCACGTGCCGCTCTCCCTTCGAGCTCCGCGGCCGGTCGCGGCCTCCGCTCGAGCGCCGGCGACTGGAGCGATCCCCCTCAGCATCGCCGCCCCAacttctccttccccttctctgaAGAAGAAG GTTCTTGTTCCCATCGGGATGGGCACGGAGGAGATGGAAGCCGTCATACTTGTGGACGTTCTCCGTCGAGCCGGCGCCGATGTTCTCATGGCTTCTGTCGAGACGGATCTTGTGGTGGAGGCCTCCTCGGGTACCAAGCTGGTGGCAGATGTTGGCATCGATGCGTGTGCCGACGAGGTGTTCGATCTTGTGGCGCTGCCG GGAGGAATGCCAGGCTCTGTGCGCTTAAGAGATTGTGAGGTTCTTCGAAAGATTACAATCAAACAAGCAGGGGAGAAAAGGTTATATGGTGCCATATGTGCTGCTCCCGCTGTTACTCTGATGCCCTGGGGTCTACATAAAAGAAAGCAG ATAACTTGCCATCCAGCCTTCATGGATAAGCTGCCTACCTTCCGGGCAGTGAAATCTAATATCCAAGTCTCTGGGGAGCTCACAACCAGTCGTGGCCCTGGCACAACTTTTGAGTTTGCTCTATCATTTGTTGAACAGCTCTTTGGTGGTGATGTGGCAGAAGATATAGGAAGAAAACTG CTGGTCCCAGCACATGGTTGCTGTCAGAGAAAGGAAGAGCACAACAAAGTTGAATGGTTCTTTGATCAAACCCCTGAT GTTCTTGTTCCAATTGCTAATGGCTCCGAAGAGATGGAAGTGGTAATGCTGGTGGATATCTTGAGGCGAGCCAAGGTGAATGTTGTGGTTGCTTCAATTGAAAAGACAAAACAGATAATAGCATCCCAAAAGACAAAGATAATTGCAGACACATCTATCATGGATGCTTCTAAGTCGACATATGATCTGATCATTCTTCCT GGAGGAACTGCTGGAGTTGAGAGGCTGCAGAAATCTAGAATTCTGAAGAAATTACTTCGAGAACAAATGGAAGCAGGAAGAGGATATGGTGGGATATGCTCGTCTCCAACTATATTGCACAAGCATGGCTTGCTCAAG GATAAAATAGCGACAGCTCATCCCGCTTCTATCGGAAAGCTGACCGGCCAAGTCGCTGAGGGAGTTGGAGTTGTAATTGATGGGAAGACCATCACTAGCAGAGGCCTTGGGACCGTGATGGATTTCTCCTTAGCTATTTTAGACAAGTTATATGGACATGCACGGGCAAGAAGTGTGGCAGAAGGGATTGTTTTTGAGTACCCAAAAAAAACCTGA
- the LOC103969177 gene encoding galactoside 2-alpha-L-fucosyltransferase: METKQMRRQPLPCEAPPIQLENEGGSAGLFRRAVGYGVARPVLVVALFTFVLLLVVLSGAHRGSSLDVLLSSRSSSKQVANGSCTAPSPAAEPPKDKFLGGGLLSAAFDEASCLSRSQSSLYRKPSNDTPSPYLIDRLRRYEALHKRCGPNTELYKKAVEQLKSNRSTGPSECNYVVWLPADGLGNRIISITSAFLYALLNGKVLLLDLPHDMGDLFCEPFPDTSWVLPADFPIDNRNWIFEKDPHSYGNMLKSEVLSNDMDTADASSLPAYLYLHLLHANDEYDKMFYCEEGQRLLRKFPWLLLRSNEYFVPAFFFVPEFEEELGLLFPEKATVFRHLGRYLFNPSNSVWGYITRYYDAYLASAKAKLGIQIRIFAFANVEFDVMASQIINCSMTQKLLPEVDLKDSAPPVIAGAQPKAVLVTSLLDGYFEKLRNMYYEHATTTGEVIGVYQPSHEEHQHTEKLSHNMKAFAEIYLLSLSDELITSPFSTFGYVAHGLGGLRPWILVRSDNRNPSCVRSMSAEPCFHFPPSYDCKTRRKVDKGSVVPFVRHCEDFFLGIKISD; this comes from the exons ATGGAGACGAAGCAGATGCGAAGGCAGCCTCTGCCCTGCGAAGCGCCACCGATTCAGCTGGAGAACGAGGGGGGTTCCGCAGGCCTGTTTCGGAGAGCTGTTGGCTATGGCGTCGCGAGGCCCGTTCTGGTGGTTGCCCTTTTCACGTTTGTTCTGCTCCTGGTTGTGTTGTCCGGAGCCCATCGCGGTTCGTCACTTGACGTGCTTCTTTCAAGCCGCTCATCATCAAAGCAAG TCGCCAACGGGAGCTGTACCGCCCCTTCTCCGGCCGCTGAACCACCAAAGGACAAGTTTCTTGGAGGAGGTCTGCTCTCCGCTGCATTCGACGAAGCTTCCTGCCTCAGCCGATCTCAGTCGTCGTTGTACCGGAAGCCATCGAACGACACTCCTTCCCCCTACCTCATCGACCGGCTCCGAAGGTACGAAGCCCTCCATAAAAGATGCGGCCCCAACACCGAGCTCTACAAGAAGGCCGTCGAGCAGTTGAAGTCCAATCGCAGCACAGGCCCGTCGGAGTGCAACTATGTGGTGTGGCTGCCGGCCGACGGCTTGGGGAACAGGATCATAAGCATCACCTCCGCGTTCCTCTACGCCCTCCTCAACGGCAAGGTCTTGCTGCTCGACCTTCCCCATGACATGGGCGACCTCTTCTGCGAGCCGTTCCCCGACACTTCATGGGTTCTTCCTGCAGATTTCCCCATCGACAATCGCAACTGGATCTTCGAGAAAGACCCTCATAGCTACGGAAACATGCTAAAGAGCGAGGTTCTTAGCAATGACATGGACACTGCAGATGCTTCTTCGCTGCCGGCTTACCTCTATCTTCACCTGCTGCATGCTAACGATGAGTACGATAAGATGTTCTACTGCGAGGAGGGTCAGAGACTACTGCGGAAGTTCCCCTGGCTGCTGCTAAGATCTAATGAATATTTTGTTCCGGCATTCTTCTTCGTCCCGGAGTTCGAAGAAGAACTCGGTCTGCTCTTTCCGGAGAAGGCCACCGTCTTCCGCCATTTGGGAAGGTATCTCTTCAATCCATCGAACTCGGTCTGGGGATACATAACAAGGTACTACGACGCCTACCTTGCAAGTGCAAAGGCGAAGTTGGGGATCCAAATCAGGATATTTGCGTTCGCAAATGTGGAGTTCGACGTCATGGCAAGTCAGATCATCAACTGCTCGATGACCCAAAAGTTGCTGCCGGAGGTTGATCTGAAGGATTCTGCTCCACCCGTTATCGCTGGGGCACAGCCGAAAGCTGTTCTGGTGACCAGTTTGCTCGATGGTTACTTCGAGAAGCTCAGAAACATGTACTACGAGCATGCAACCACCACCGGCGAGGTGATCGGCGTCTACCAACCGAGCCACGAAGAGCACCAGCACACGGAGAAGCTAAGTCACAACATGAAGGCCTTTGCGGAGATCTACCTCCTGAGCTTGAGCGATGAACTAATCACCAGTCCGTTCTCGACCTTCGGGTACGTGGCGCACGGTCTCGGAGGATTGAGGCCGTGGATTCTGGTGAGGTCTGACAACCGGAATCCTTCTTGCGTCCGTTCCATGTCGGCGGAGCCATGTTTCCATTTTCCTCCGTCTTACGACTGCAAAACGAGAAGGAAAGTTGACAAAGGATCGGTGGTTCCTTTTGTGAGGCACTGTGAAGATTTTTTCCTTGGTATTAAGATCTCAGATTAG